Below is a genomic region from Prochlorococcus marinus str. MIT 0918.
AAGTAAACCCATATCAATAAACTTTTTCCAATATCTTTTTAATGACTTCAAATTTTCATTAACTTGTTTTTTATCCCACCCCCATTGACTTAACAATTCTCCAATATTTACTCCTTCTCTTCTTCTTAAACCAACAATAAGTAAATCATCTAAGTTTATTTTTTCTACTTCATTAGATTTTTCAAAAAAACTCTTAATACCTTGTTTCTCTAATTGTTCTATCCATCTTTTATAACCTTCACGAGTTTTTGGTCGTGAAAATCTCTTTCTATAAAAATAACTTGTAGCACCTTGGCCAAAGCCCAACCATTCTGCACCACTCCAATAAACTCGATTATGACGAGATGAATGACCTGGCAATGCATAATTAGAAATTTCATAGCGCGAGAATCCTTCCTTCCTAAGAGTTTCACTAGTCAACATTGACATATCAGCAGCAAGATCTTGACTAGGCAAAGACAATTCACCTCGTTTTTTTCTCCAATCAAATACAGTCCCTTTTTCAATAGAAAGGTCATAAATCGATAAATGTGGTGGAGAAAAATTAATTGCCTTCATTAATTGATTTTTCCAATCAATTAATGTTTGTTCAGGCAAATTCTGAATTAGATCGAGACTCCAACTAAACAAATCTCCCTTCCTAAAACTTTCATTAATCCAATTACAAGATTCAAAAACATTTTTAGAATTATGCCTTCTGCCTAATTGAGCAAGAACATTATTATCAAAACTTTGTGCACCCAAACTTATTCTATTTACACCAGCATCTAAGAAGCCTATCAAAGAATTTTGATCAAAACTTGCAGGATCAATCTCAAGTGTAATTTCTGCTCCATATTGTAAACCAAATTTTCTTTTCAAATGATCTAAAAGCTTAAACAGTTGAGAAGAAGTTAAAAGAGAAGGCGTACCTCCTCCTATATATACAGTTGATAAAGGACTTCCGTTTTGAAATAAATCAATCTCTCTATGCAAAAGTTTTAAATATGCCTTTATCGAATTACTGCCAGGTCCCAACTCGCCTCCAGCTCTGTCTCCCAGAGGGACAATAGGAAAATCACAATAGAAACAACGTCTATGGCAAAAAGGAATATGTAAATAAGCGCTGATAGGGCAATCCACAATTTGACTTATAAATCAATACACAAAGGTATGCAGGTTCGTTTAAAGCAATAGATTTAATAATAATAAAAGACCATAGGGAAAATCCTAAGAATCAATCCTATGATGGACTCCCTGATACTAATTGTATTTGCAATAGCTGGAGCAGCTATTGGATGGTTGGGGATTGACTTATTTTCACCAATAATTGTAGATAAGCTACCTTCCATATTTGACACAAAAACAGTTACATCAGGTTTAACCAGTGTTTCAGGATTATTAATAGGACTTTTATTTCAAGGATTAAGAAAAAAGCTAACACAACAAATCAGGACTACCCCTACAGATTTAATTGTAAGTAGATCTGTTGGTTTAATACTTGGACTACTTGCAGCCAACCTTATTTTAGCTCCTATTCTACTTCTTCCATTATCTAAAGAATTCTTTTTTATTAAACCTATTGCAGCCGTAATAAGTAATATTTTCTTCGGTATTCTTGGTTACAATCTTGCAGGGATACATGGTCGAACTTTCCTTAGACTCCTTAATCCTAATAGTACAGAAGCTCTTTTAGTCTCAGAAGGAATTCTTACTCCTGCAAGAGCTAAGATTATTGATACAAGTATCATCATTGATGGACGAATTAAAGGCCTAATTAATTTCGGCCTAATAGAAGGGAAAATTATAATTGCTCAAACAGTTATAGATGAACTTCAACAATTAGCTGATTCAAGTAATAGTGAAAAAAGATCAAAAGGTAGAAGAGGGCTTAAAATTCTAACTGAACTACGTGAAAACCTTGGAAAAAGACTTGTAATTAACAGAACAAAATACGAAGGAGAAGGAACTGATGACAGGCTGTTACAACTTACAGAAGATACAGGTGGGATACTAATCACTGCTGATTACAACCTTTGCCAAGTAGCTGAATTGCAGGAACTGAATATTTTAAACCTAAGTGATTTGGTAATAGCCCTTAGACCAGAAGTGCAACCTGGTGAAAAATTATCTCTAAAAATAGTTCGAGAGGGTAAAGAGGAGAATCAAGGGGTTGGATATCTTGAAGATGGAACAATGGTTGTTGTTGAAGGTGCTAAAGAATTAATGGGCGAACGATTAGAAGTAATAATTACAGGTACTTTGCAGACTCCTACAGGAAGGCTAGTGTTTGGAAAACTTGAAAAAAAATCCTCCTCCCAACAAAAGCAATAAAAGCTAAGCAACTTATACCTAAATATAGCTAAGCTCAAAACCTAATAAAACTGATTCATATGACAGTATCTGCACCCTATTACGGTGATTCAGCAGTAATGCGAACACCTCCACCAGACCTGCCATCATTATTACTTAAAGAAAGGATTGTATATTTAGGGCTTCCTTTGTTTTCTGATGATGATGCTAAAAGACAACTTGGCATGGATGTAACTGAACTAATAATTGCCCAATTACTATTTCTTGAATTTGACAATCCCGAAAAACCAATTTATTTCTATATAAATTCAACTGGAACTAGTTGGCATACTGGAGATGCTATTGGATTTGAGACAGAAGCTTTTGCTATATGCGACACAATTAGTTATATCAAACCACCTATTCATACTATTTGTATAGGCCAAGCAATGGGAACTGCAGCAGTGATTCTGTCTGCTGGTGCAAAAGGTCAACGTGCAGCATTACCTCATGCTTCAATTGTGCTCCATCAACCAAGAAGTGGAGCAAGTGGACAAGCTACCGATATTCAAATTAGAGCTAAAGAAGTTATTCATAACAAACAAGCTATGCTAAAAATTCTTTCCAAGAACACGGGAAGAACTGTGGAGCAATTAACTAAAGATTCAGACAGAATGAGCTACCTAACTCCTAATGAAGCTGTTGAATATGGCCTAATCGACAAAGTTCTATCGACTCGAAAGATCTAAACCAATCTCCAACTTAATTCACAAGTTCTTCTTCCCAAATTTATCTGATTTTTATTATGCCTATTGGTACTCCAAGTGTTCCTTATAGACTACCCGGCAGTCAATTCGAACGCTGGGTAGACATTTATACAAGGTTAGGAGCAGAAAGGATTCTTTTTCTGGGGCAAGAAGTATCAGATGCGGTTGCAAATAGTCTTGTAGCACAAATGCTTTATTTAGATTCTGAAGACAGTACAAAACCTATTTATCTATATATAAATAGTCCAGGGGGATCTGTAACTGCTGGGCTAGCCATATATGACACGATGAAATATGTCAAAAGTGATGTTGTGACCATTTGTGTTGGACTTGCTGCTTCCATGGGTGCTTTTCTTTTGTCAGCTGGAACCAAAGGTAAAAGACTTGCGTTGCCACATAGTCGAATTATGATTCACCAGCCACTAGGGGGCACATCGCAAAGGCAAGCAAGTGACATCGAGATTGAAGCTACAGAAATACTGCGCATAAAAAAAATGCTTAATCTTGCGATGTCTGATATGACTGGACAGCCTTTCGAAAAAATTGACAAGGATACTGATAGGGATTACTTCCTAAGCTCTCACGAAGCTAAAGAATATGGATTAATTGATAGAGTTATCTCTCATCCAAATGAAGCTTGATTCCCTAGTAAAACCTAGAAAGAAAATTCTCTTCATTTGATATCAACACAAAAACCAAATAATAAAAAAAAAAGACTTTGTAAAAAAAGGTTCTTACTTATAATTTAAATCTCTTAAGCTTTCTTTCAAGAAAGCCTTTAAATCATTCGAATGGCTCAACTTTTTTACGACTCAGACGCAAACCTCGATCTTCTTAGCAACAAAACAGTCGCAATTATTGGTTATGGTTCTCAAGGACATGCTCATGCCTTGAATCTTAAAGATAGTGGAGTAAATGTCGTTGTGGGCCTCTATGAAGGCAGTAGGTCAGCAAGCAAAGCATCTGCAGATGGATTAGAAGTTCTAAGTGTCGCTGATGCTTCAGCCAAAGCTGACTGGATAATGGTTCTTGTTCCAGATGAATTTCAAAAAAACATTTACAACGAAGACATTGGACCTTATCTGAAACCAGGCAAAATTTTAAGTTTTGCTCATGGCTTCAACATTCGATTCGGCTTAATTAAACCTCCATCATTTGTTGATGTTGTAATGATTGCGCCAAAAGGTCCTGGTCATACAGTTAGGTGGGAATTTCAAAATGGACAAGGAGTACCAGCTCTTTTTGCGATAGAGCAAGATGCATCTGGCCAAGCCCGTGATCTGGCAATGGCATATGCAAAAGGTATTGGAGGAACAAGGGCAGGTATTCTTGAAACTAATTTCAAAGAAGAAACTGAAACCGATTTATTTGGCGAGCAAGCAGTGCTTTGCGGTGGTCTTTCAGCACTGGTTAAAGCTGGTTTTGAAACTCTTGTAGAAGCAGGTTACCAACCTGAATTAGCTTATTTTGAGTGCCTTCATGAAGTCAAATTAATAGTTGATCTAATGGTCAAAGGTGGACTAACTGCTATGCGTGATTCAATTTCAAATACTGCAGAATATGGGGATTATGTAAGTGGGCCAAGATTGATTACAGATGAAACAAAAACAGAAATGAGAAAAATTTTAGCTGATATTCAAGATGGAACATTTGCCAAGAATTTTGTAGCGGAATGTGATGCAGGTAAACCAGAAATGAAAAAGATAAGAGATGAAGATGCTCAACTCCCTATTGAAAAAGTGGGGAAAGGTCTTCGCGCAATGTTTAGTTGGCTTAAAACTGATTAATTATTTTCATTTCATTGATTATTGGAGCAGTTTTACTAGACCTGCTTATTGGAGATCCTAGATTTCTAATTCACCCTGTAGAAATAATTGGCATACTAATCAAATATTTAAAGACAAAAGTAGAGGGTTTAGCTCAAGAAAATATATTCCTATTAAGAATTGGAGGATTATTACTTACCTTTAGCGTTGTTTTTGCAAGTTTTTTTGGCGGCTGGGTTTTAGAGCAACTACTTCTTACAAAATCTGCTCCTATATTAAAAAGTTTTATCTATTTTATAGTTCTAATTGCCTTAGCAAGTTCACTTGCATCTAAAAGCCTAAATCAAAGTGTTTCTTTGGTAATAAATGCACTAAATAACGATGACAAGGATCTGGGATTAGCCAGAAGGAAGCTAGCTCATATAGTTGGTAGAAATGTTTCAAACCTTCAAAAACAAGAAATACTCCGTGCAGCTGCTGAATCAGCTAGTGAAAACGCAGTAGACGGAATATTTGCTCCATTGTTTTGGATGATGGCTGGAAGCTTCATATGGAAATTAGCTCCTGGATTACCTGGGCCTTTAGCATTCGCTTGGTTTTATAAAGCAAGCAGTACAATTGATTCAATGATCGGATATAAAAGTGAAAAATTAAGATGGATAGGAGAATCAGGTGCAAAGCTAGATGACATTCTCACCTTTATCCCATGCAGATTAGTCTTATTAACACTTCCATTAATTAGTCATAATTGGATAAAAGCACCATCCATAATTAAAAAAGCTATTAAAGATGGTTCATATGATTCATCTCCAAATTCTGGTTTTTCTGAAGCGATTTTTGCATATTGTGCACAAGTTAGGATGGGAGGAACAAATATTTATAAAGACAAGTTAGTATCCAAAAAAATTATTGCTAAAAATTGTCCAAATGCAAATAGAAACAGTATAAAAAGAATACTAAGTCTTACACTCTTACTTGAATTATCATGGGTTTTAGGCTTTATATTAATAAATAAGTTTATATTAATACTCTAGTATGCACCTCTATCCATTGGAAGAATTAAAACGCCAAAAGTCCTTATAAAAATCCTTATATCCATTAAAAAATTTCTTTTTCGAACATACAACAAATCTAGCATTATCCTTCTCTTATAAGTTAAGTTATTACGACCACTAACTTGCCATAACCCTGTAATCCCAGGCCTAACTGATGCAAATTCACTTATATTAACTCCATATCTTTCAATTTCATTTTCAACTATTGGCCTAGGTCCCACAACACTCATATCACCTTTTAAAACATTTATAAATTGCGGGAGTTCATCTAAGCTAGATCTACGAAGAAACTTACCAATTGGTGTAATTCTAGGGTCATTACGTAGTTTAAAATCTTTTTCAAATTCATCTTTTAATAAAGGGTCTCTTTCAAGTAAATTTTCAAGTAAACTTTCAGCTTCAGGATGCATTGTACGGAATTTAATACATCCAAAAGGAATAAAATCACGACCTACCCTTTCTTGAAAATAAAGAACTGGACCTCTAGAACTTAGTTTAACTAATAAAGCAATTAAAAGAAAAAAAGGAGACCCAAATATTAATACAATAATAGAAAATATAATATCTCCAGTTCTTTTTAAAGTTCTATCATAACGACATTGTCTTTGAAGGAAGTCCTTAGTAGATAATTTCTCAGAAGAGATGGGAGGTTTAGATGCAGAAGAATAATCCAAAGAACTTCTCTAATGCTTAATAAGAAAAATATTTCCTTTAAATAGATTTTACTAAAAAATTCGCATTAGCGAAAAACGAATCTAAGAATCAAACTTTTTGAAAGCTACTGGATCGGTTGATGCAAACTCAGATTCTCTTATTTTTTCACTCCAGGCCTTTTCAAGTAGATTTTGAAATCGTTTGTTAAAACATTCTAAGCTAAAATTCTGCGCCCATTTATTGATCAATTCAGGGTCCATTCTTTTCCAAAGTTTCTGTTCTTCAAACCAACTCACTGCGTCTACTAAAGATTTCACTTTCTGAGATTTAAAAAGAATTCCAGTAGAGAATTCTAAATTTTGAGTTACACATCTAACCGTATCTAATAAACCTCCAATACCTAATGCTATTACAGGTGCTCCAGCTGCCATAGCTTCTACAGGAGCAATCCCAAAGTCCTCAATACCTGCATAAACATAGGCCCTACACTTTTGCATCATATCTTCAACATTTTCCTTACTTTGATAACCCATTATTTGAATAGTTGGACCTGCAAGGCTTCTCAAATAGTTCTTCTCTGGACCATCTCCAACTACCAATAAAGGCAATCGAAGTATATTAAAAGCTTGAATAACTAAATCTACTTTTTTATTAGGAACAAGACGACAAAGGCACAAATAATAATCATCCCTAGAATTGTTCCAATTAAACCGTTCAACTTCAACTGGTGGATGCAAGACTTCGGAGTTCCGGCCCCAATATTTAGATATTCTTCTTGCAGTAAAACGAGAGTTTGCCAAAAGACAATCTACTCTCCCAGCACTTAATTGATCCCATTGTCGTAAATGGTGTAACTGCCATCTAACAAAAGGTCCTAATCCGATTTTTCTTAGAAAAGATCTTTCTAAATAAACATCCATTTGATCCCAAGCATACCTAACAGGCGTATGGACATAACTTAAATGGAGCTGATCAGGAGAAGTAAGAACACCTTTAGCTACAAGATGACTACTACTAATAATTAATGGATAATCTCTTAAATCAAATTGTTCAATCGCATATGGTAGTAGAGGGAGATATTTCTGAACATGGTTTTTACCAAATGGAATCTTTTGAATAAAACTAGTTTTAATATTTCTATTAAATAACCAGCTATCGGCAATATGACTATCGCCGTCAACTAATGCAAAAAGATCAGCTGTACTTCCAAGAGAGGAAATTAGGCCATCGAAAGCATGGACTACTTGCTCAGATCCTCCAGAAGAACGTGTATTAAACCATTCATGAATAAGGGCTATCTTATTAGGGAAATCCTGCATAATCTATAAAATAAAGGCTGAACAAAAGAATATAAAATAATTAGAATAACTCATGAAGCTTTAAGTTAAATGATTTATTCTTTTCAGAAATTTGATAAAAACCCATAGCTAAAATCATTACTAAGCACAACTAAAAATAATATACTAGAAATAAACCCTAAAGAAATAAAATATCTAACATATCCTTTTTGTCTAGGCAATCTAACATAAGAAAGTATCATAATTAATAAAGAAATTAAACCAATAAAAATTATAGATATCTCAGAAGCACTGTCTAATTTCAAGTTAATTAGATAGTGTAAACCAAATAAATTAATAGAAGAGTTAACTACTTCACCATATAAATGCTTGAAAGATAAAAACATTGCTACTAAAGTTGGCAAAACCACACTATTAACGATTATGAAAGTAACAGGCTTAGAAAGCCTATTTACTGTTCTATTGAAACTAATTAAAAGAATTAAAATTAGGCAAGCTGCAAGAAAAGGAGTCGCAGGTATAAAAAAAGCAATTTTTGAAATGGATAGCATTAGTTGAACGGGCCATGATCTCGAAAGCCAAGCTCACAAAAAAATGAGTTTAGCCACAAAATAATTCTAAAACATAAGAAAATATTTTCATCATGCTGATACATTCTTCTTAAACAGCTAACCTCTACTGCTTCTTTAGTAAAATTACATGAACAAATATCTATTTAATCATGAGGCTTCTATTCTATTTTTTTAATATGGAATGGAAAACCTATATAAATACAATAAATTAAGACAGTTCTTAAGCTCATTTAGAAAATGAAGATCTATTTATTTATTATTATTATAGTTTTCTTGATATCAATAATAGGGTTCAGGCTTTATTTATATGAAATCGACTATAGTTTTTTTAGGAATAATAGGATGATCAAGAAAAGAAGAAATAAATTGCCTAAAAGAAAAAAAAGAAATAAAATATTTAGATAATGCAAGCACCAGTCCATGGCAACTTCTAACGATACTGATAATCAAAAAACAAATCAATCAATTCAAAGCCCTCCAACTAATAATAATTCAGTTGAATCATCAGGTGTAAAATGGTTGGACAATGAAAATAAAGAAGTCAAGCAAGTATTTGGCTTTAACCCGAATGCAGAGCTAGTCAACTCAAGAGCGGCTATGATTGGTTTCTTAATGTTAATATTAACAGAATTAATTTTCAACGGTAAGCCTGTAACCTTAGCAATATTTGGGATTAATTAATAACTTAATATTGATAAAAAACAATAGTTCATATAATAGACTATTGAAAGCAAATTTAAATCCTTCCATGACTAAGAAAGACATACTCAGCATTCTTTATGTATCTATTTGGGTAATCATTTGGGGTACAGTTGGCTCTTTAATTGATTTTCCTTTATTAAGTAATAATGTATACGAAGCAGGCTCATTAGGTCAGGCAATTACCTTCATAATTACAGCTTTAATATCACTTATTGCTGGTACTTTTATCTTTAAAAATTTCTCAGATAAATTTTTACATTGACTACGAGTTAGCAATCTATATTAATACCTAAATCTTTTAAAGACAGTTGCCTTCTCATTATTTTTACCAGCTGAAAAAAGTATCCACTGACGGGTTTCTAGGTCATGGTCACATTCAAGCGTTCCTTCAACTTCAAAAAGGCTTAGAGCCTCATAATGACATTGCTGATCTGCTT
It encodes:
- the hemW gene encoding radical SAM family heme chaperone HemW, whose translation is MDCPISAYLHIPFCHRRCFYCDFPIVPLGDRAGGELGPGSNSIKAYLKLLHREIDLFQNGSPLSTVYIGGGTPSLLTSSQLFKLLDHLKRKFGLQYGAEITLEIDPASFDQNSLIGFLDAGVNRISLGAQSFDNNVLAQLGRRHNSKNVFESCNWINESFRKGDLFSWSLDLIQNLPEQTLIDWKNQLMKAINFSPPHLSIYDLSIEKGTVFDWRKKRGELSLPSQDLAADMSMLTSETLRKEGFSRYEISNYALPGHSSRHNRVYWSGAEWLGFGQGATSYFYRKRFSRPKTREGYKRWIEQLEKQGIKSFFEKSNEVEKINLDDLLIVGLRRREGVNIGELLSQWGWDKKQVNENLKSLKRYWKKFIDMGLLKQNGTRFKLTDPEGMELSNQILVEMLFWWDSLSDSPNL
- a CDS encoding PIN/TRAM domain-containing protein; translation: MMDSLILIVFAIAGAAIGWLGIDLFSPIIVDKLPSIFDTKTVTSGLTSVSGLLIGLLFQGLRKKLTQQIRTTPTDLIVSRSVGLILGLLAANLILAPILLLPLSKEFFFIKPIAAVISNIFFGILGYNLAGIHGRTFLRLLNPNSTEALLVSEGILTPARAKIIDTSIIIDGRIKGLINFGLIEGKIIIAQTVIDELQQLADSSNSEKRSKGRRGLKILTELRENLGKRLVINRTKYEGEGTDDRLLQLTEDTGGILITADYNLCQVAELQELNILNLSDLVIALRPEVQPGEKLSLKIVREGKEENQGVGYLEDGTMVVVEGAKELMGERLEVIITGTLQTPTGRLVFGKLEKKSSSQQKQ
- a CDS encoding ATP-dependent Clp protease proteolytic subunit, giving the protein MTVSAPYYGDSAVMRTPPPDLPSLLLKERIVYLGLPLFSDDDAKRQLGMDVTELIIAQLLFLEFDNPEKPIYFYINSTGTSWHTGDAIGFETEAFAICDTISYIKPPIHTICIGQAMGTAAVILSAGAKGQRAALPHASIVLHQPRSGASGQATDIQIRAKEVIHNKQAMLKILSKNTGRTVEQLTKDSDRMSYLTPNEAVEYGLIDKVLSTRKI
- a CDS encoding ATP-dependent Clp protease proteolytic subunit; this encodes MPIGTPSVPYRLPGSQFERWVDIYTRLGAERILFLGQEVSDAVANSLVAQMLYLDSEDSTKPIYLYINSPGGSVTAGLAIYDTMKYVKSDVVTICVGLAASMGAFLLSAGTKGKRLALPHSRIMIHQPLGGTSQRQASDIEIEATEILRIKKMLNLAMSDMTGQPFEKIDKDTDRDYFLSSHEAKEYGLIDRVISHPNEA
- the ilvC gene encoding ketol-acid reductoisomerase, translating into MAQLFYDSDANLDLLSNKTVAIIGYGSQGHAHALNLKDSGVNVVVGLYEGSRSASKASADGLEVLSVADASAKADWIMVLVPDEFQKNIYNEDIGPYLKPGKILSFAHGFNIRFGLIKPPSFVDVVMIAPKGPGHTVRWEFQNGQGVPALFAIEQDASGQARDLAMAYAKGIGGTRAGILETNFKEETETDLFGEQAVLCGGLSALVKAGFETLVEAGYQPELAYFECLHEVKLIVDLMVKGGLTAMRDSISNTAEYGDYVSGPRLITDETKTEMRKILADIQDGTFAKNFVAECDAGKPEMKKIRDEDAQLPIEKVGKGLRAMFSWLKTD
- the cbiB gene encoding adenosylcobinamide-phosphate synthase CbiB, with protein sequence MIIGAVLLDLLIGDPRFLIHPVEIIGILIKYLKTKVEGLAQENIFLLRIGGLLLTFSVVFASFFGGWVLEQLLLTKSAPILKSFIYFIVLIALASSLASKSLNQSVSLVINALNNDDKDLGLARRKLAHIVGRNVSNLQKQEILRAAAESASENAVDGIFAPLFWMMAGSFIWKLAPGLPGPLAFAWFYKASSTIDSMIGYKSEKLRWIGESGAKLDDILTFIPCRLVLLTLPLISHNWIKAPSIIKKAIKDGSYDSSPNSGFSEAIFAYCAQVRMGGTNIYKDKLVSKKIIAKNCPNANRNSIKRILSLTLLLELSWVLGFILINKFILIL
- a CDS encoding sugar transferase; the protein is MDYSSASKPPISSEKLSTKDFLQRQCRYDRTLKRTGDIIFSIIVLIFGSPFFLLIALLVKLSSRGPVLYFQERVGRDFIPFGCIKFRTMHPEAESLLENLLERDPLLKDEFEKDFKLRNDPRITPIGKFLRRSSLDELPQFINVLKGDMSVVGPRPIVENEIERYGVNISEFASVRPGITGLWQVSGRNNLTYKRRIMLDLLYVRKRNFLMDIRIFIRTFGVLILPMDRGAY
- a CDS encoding glycosyltransferase; the protein is MQDFPNKIALIHEWFNTRSSGGSEQVVHAFDGLISSLGSTADLFALVDGDSHIADSWLFNRNIKTSFIQKIPFGKNHVQKYLPLLPYAIEQFDLRDYPLIISSSHLVAKGVLTSPDQLHLSYVHTPVRYAWDQMDVYLERSFLRKIGLGPFVRWQLHHLRQWDQLSAGRVDCLLANSRFTARRISKYWGRNSEVLHPPVEVERFNWNNSRDDYYLCLCRLVPNKKVDLVIQAFNILRLPLLVVGDGPEKNYLRSLAGPTIQIMGYQSKENVEDMMQKCRAYVYAGIEDFGIAPVEAMAAGAPVIALGIGGLLDTVRCVTQNLEFSTGILFKSQKVKSLVDAVSWFEEQKLWKRMDPELINKWAQNFSLECFNKRFQNLLEKAWSEKIRESEFASTDPVAFKKFDS
- a CDS encoding NADH-quinone oxidoreductase, encoding MLSISKIAFFIPATPFLAACLILILLISFNRTVNRLSKPVTFIIVNSVVLPTLVAMFLSFKHLYGEVVNSSINLFGLHYLINLKLDSASEISIIFIGLISLLIMILSYVRLPRQKGYVRYFISLGFISSILFLVVLSNDFSYGFLSNF
- a CDS encoding high light inducible protein codes for the protein MATSNDTDNQKTNQSIQSPPTNNNSVESSGVKWLDNENKEVKQVFGFNPNAELVNSRAAMIGFLMLILTELIFNGKPVTLAIFGIN